The Neodiprion fabricii isolate iyNeoFabr1 chromosome 4, iyNeoFabr1.1, whole genome shotgun sequence genome window below encodes:
- the LOC124180895 gene encoding origin recognition complex subunit 4: MSKKQNMAIDFHDNMILLTRKYLKRKIMCPETKFRHHVKERVHILDLLKRTVENGESNSALLIGPRGCGKTTLINSVLKELSSLKSFKDEALVVNLHGLVHTDDRLALKDTTRQMQLENAVGDKVFGTFAENLSFLLECLKSGDKTQSKPVIFILDEFDLFCAHRNQTLLYNLFDVAQSAQAPICVLGITCRLDVIELLEKRVKSRFSHRQIFLFPGDTSGSDQPTSAFDDRLKLFQHLLSLPDDENVNETDQQYEDCKINPQFGARWNEYIKSLTENMTMVNFLKRMYQLDVSERSFRNFLALVISSLSEKHPKLEVNDFVEANKFFHQDDKVLTLQGLSVLELCLIIAMKHQTEIYDDEPLNFEMVLNRYVKFANQNSSIQTVQRPVIMKAFEHIKNLELIQPVGGPNTRVEKEHQLYKFSLGWQQIADAVKNYPELPTEVSQWAVSSLQ; encoded by the exons atgaGCAAAAAGCAGAACATGGCTATAGATTTCCACGACAATATGATACTACTGACCAGAAAGTATCTGAAGCGAAAAATCATGTGTCCAGAAACAAAGTTCAGGCATCACGTCAAGGAGCGAGTACATATTCTGGATTTGTTGAAAAGGACCGTTGAAAACGGCGAGAGCAATTCGGCCTTACTGATCGGTCCCAGAGGATGTGGAAAAACCACG CTCATCAACAGCGTACTAAAGGAGCTTTCGTCATTAAAATCATTCAAAGATGAAGCACTTGTCGTGAACTTGCATGGTTTAGTTCATACGGATGATCGTCTTGCGCTCAAAGACACCACACGTCAGATGCAGCTGGAAAACGCAGTCGGTGACAAAGTATTTGGCACATTCGCAGAGAACTTGAGTTTCCTTCTTGAATGTCTCAAGTCTGGGGACAAGACTCAGTCCAAGCCGGTAATTTTCATTCTGGACGAGTTCGACCTGTTTTGCGCCCACCGAAACCAGACTCTGCTCTACAATTTGTTCGACGTTGCGCAATCTGCACAG GCCCCGATATGCGTGCTTGGAATCACCTGCAGGCTTGATGTTATCGAACTTTTGGAGAAGCGCGTCAAGTCCAGGTTCTCACATAGACAGATATTCCTTTTTCCGGGCGACACATCTGGCTCGGATCAACCCACCTCAGCTTTTGACGATCGTCTCAAGTTGTTCCAGCACCTTCTCAGTCTGCCTGATGACGAAAATGTAAACGAAACCGATCAGCAGTACGAggattgtaaaataaatccGCAGTTCGGCGCCAGATGGAACGAGTACATAAAAAGTCTGACCGAAAACATGACTATGGTCAATTTTTTGAAGAGAATGTACCAGCTGGATGTCAGCGAGAGGAGTTTCAGAAACTTTTTGGCCCTCGTTATATCGTCGCTGTCCGAAAAACATCCGAAATTAGAAGTGAATGATTTCGTTGAGGCTAATAAGTTCTTCCATCAGGACGACAAGGTTCTCACCCTTCAAGGATTGTCTGTTCTAGAATTGTGCCTG ATTATCGCCATGAAACATCAGACTGAAATATACGACGACGAGCCGCTGAATTTCGAAATGGTTTTAAACAGATACGTCAAGTTCGCTAATCAGAATTCGTCTATTCAAACCGTCCAGCGACCTGTGATCATGAAGGCTTTCGAGCACATCAAG AATTTGGAGCTGATTCAGCCTGTTGGAGGGCCGAACACACGAGTTGAGAAGGAGCATCAGCTCTATAAGTTTTCACTCGGTTGGCAGCAGATAGCCGATGCCGTTAAAAACTATCCCGAGCTTCCGACTGAAGTTTCCCAATGGGCGGTCAGCAGTTTACAATAG